One window from the genome of Schistocerca piceifrons isolate TAMUIC-IGC-003096 chromosome 1, iqSchPice1.1, whole genome shotgun sequence encodes:
- the LOC124788410 gene encoding uncharacterized protein LOC124788410 isoform X2: MVLLVRKQSFSRLGDKMISSELSKNDSFYQRVCHTTDTFTCCIRVYEALLPYFEAGPPGDSISKRLFNIGGMLTILHSELTILKNEITTATAAVDGGGDDKASNPNVESKAVAQGVSEHNQQENIICEASTIEQKMSNEEKVLNKSPERNWEDVTHIPGEEYEKEKVNHEDNKIDKTISHDEKVHIKPTENLKTRESDFRYICGNCNEAITVYNQDLHLSVALHNQDGCCRGKPSKLITAQKEKQEKKGQVQNLTKSQEGSNRVNLTPPQLGEQYKTREFSCIQPLEKGFICTVCHKKLPSPKNFAEHVRGSYHKNFLSVPGKEVQKNTGHMPSVASALTQLFKTFENQSPTSAKQKESIPSVDVQLSKIIKHLSGSLYSQMQYLSVGKGAIVCNLCVCPVPPTVKNVRDHVLGSRHSKNETAFQAQTKDCISNNN, encoded by the coding sequence GTTCTATTAGTCAGGAAGCAATCTTTCTCCAGACTGGGTGACAAAATGATTTCTTCAGAGTTGTCAAAGAACGATTCATTTTATCAGCGTGTGTGTCACACAACTGATACTTTCACTTGTTGCATAAGGGTTTATGAAGCTTTACTGCCATATTTTGAGGCTGGACCCCCAGGTGACAGTATCAGTAAAAGATTATTCAATATTGGTGGCATGCTGACTATTCTCCACAGTGAACTTACTATTCTGAAAAATGAGATTacaactgctactgctgctgttgatggtggtggtgatgacaaAGCGTCAAATCCAAATGTCGAGAGCAAAGCTGTCGCACAAGGCGTAAGTGAGCATAACCAGCAAGAAAATATCATTTGTGAAGCAAGTACCATAGAACAAAAGATGTCTAATGAGGAGAAAGTGCTTAACAAATCACCAGAAAGGAATTGGGAAGATGTTACACACATCCCAGGAGAAGAGTACGAGAAAGAAAAAGTCAATCATGAAGACAACAAGATAGACAAAACAATATCACATGATGAAAAAGTACATATAAAACCAACTGAGAACCTTAAAACACGAGAAAGTGATTTTAGATATATATGTGGAAACTGTAATGAGGCTATAACTGTGTACAACCAGGACCTACATTTATCTGTTGCATTACATAACCAGGATGGATGTTGCAGAGGGAAGCCAAGCAAACTGATTACTGCGCAAAaagaaaaacaggagaaaaagGGACAGGTACAGAATTTGACTAAATCTCAGGAAGGTTCTAACAGAGTTAATTTGACTCCTCCTCAGCTTGGTGAACAGTAcaaaactcgagaattcagttgtATACAGCCATTAGAAAAAGGCTTCATATGTACGGTATGTCATAAAAAGTTGCCTAGTCCCAAAAATTTTGCTGAACATGTGAGAGGAAGTTATCATAAGAACTTTTTAAGTGTACCTGGTAAGGAAGTACAGAAAAATACTGGTCATATGCCAAGTGTTGCTAGTGCATTGACCCAATTATTTAAGACTTTTGAGAATCAGTCTCCCACTTCTGCCAAGCAAAAAGAAAGTATCCCTTCAGTAGATGTCCAGCTTTCAAAAATCATTAAACATCTTTCAGGCTCACTGTATAGTCAAATGCAGTATTTATCAGTGGGCAAAGGTGCTATCGTATGTAACTTGTGTGTTTGTCCAGTTCCGCCAACTGTCAAAAATGTGAGGGATCATGTATTAGGTAGCAGACATTCAAAGAATGAAACTGCGTTTCAGGCACAAACTAAAGACTGCATATCAAATAACAACTAA
- the LOC124788410 gene encoding uncharacterized protein LOC124788410 isoform X1 — MKMTAYIEKLNIIIPPFEKVLLVRKQSFSRLGDKMISSELSKNDSFYQRVCHTTDTFTCCIRVYEALLPYFEAGPPGDSISKRLFNIGGMLTILHSELTILKNEITTATAAVDGGGDDKASNPNVESKAVAQGVSEHNQQENIICEASTIEQKMSNEEKVLNKSPERNWEDVTHIPGEEYEKEKVNHEDNKIDKTISHDEKVHIKPTENLKTRESDFRYICGNCNEAITVYNQDLHLSVALHNQDGCCRGKPSKLITAQKEKQEKKGQVQNLTKSQEGSNRVNLTPPQLGEQYKTREFSCIQPLEKGFICTVCHKKLPSPKNFAEHVRGSYHKNFLSVPGKEVQKNTGHMPSVASALTQLFKTFENQSPTSAKQKESIPSVDVQLSKIIKHLSGSLYSQMQYLSVGKGAIVCNLCVCPVPPTVKNVRDHVLGSRHSKNETAFQAQTKDCISNNN; from the coding sequence GTTCTATTAGTCAGGAAGCAATCTTTCTCCAGACTGGGTGACAAAATGATTTCTTCAGAGTTGTCAAAGAACGATTCATTTTATCAGCGTGTGTGTCACACAACTGATACTTTCACTTGTTGCATAAGGGTTTATGAAGCTTTACTGCCATATTTTGAGGCTGGACCCCCAGGTGACAGTATCAGTAAAAGATTATTCAATATTGGTGGCATGCTGACTATTCTCCACAGTGAACTTACTATTCTGAAAAATGAGATTacaactgctactgctgctgttgatggtggtggtgatgacaaAGCGTCAAATCCAAATGTCGAGAGCAAAGCTGTCGCACAAGGCGTAAGTGAGCATAACCAGCAAGAAAATATCATTTGTGAAGCAAGTACCATAGAACAAAAGATGTCTAATGAGGAGAAAGTGCTTAACAAATCACCAGAAAGGAATTGGGAAGATGTTACACACATCCCAGGAGAAGAGTACGAGAAAGAAAAAGTCAATCATGAAGACAACAAGATAGACAAAACAATATCACATGATGAAAAAGTACATATAAAACCAACTGAGAACCTTAAAACACGAGAAAGTGATTTTAGATATATATGTGGAAACTGTAATGAGGCTATAACTGTGTACAACCAGGACCTACATTTATCTGTTGCATTACATAACCAGGATGGATGTTGCAGAGGGAAGCCAAGCAAACTGATTACTGCGCAAAaagaaaaacaggagaaaaagGGACAGGTACAGAATTTGACTAAATCTCAGGAAGGTTCTAACAGAGTTAATTTGACTCCTCCTCAGCTTGGTGAACAGTAcaaaactcgagaattcagttgtATACAGCCATTAGAAAAAGGCTTCATATGTACGGTATGTCATAAAAAGTTGCCTAGTCCCAAAAATTTTGCTGAACATGTGAGAGGAAGTTATCATAAGAACTTTTTAAGTGTACCTGGTAAGGAAGTACAGAAAAATACTGGTCATATGCCAAGTGTTGCTAGTGCATTGACCCAATTATTTAAGACTTTTGAGAATCAGTCTCCCACTTCTGCCAAGCAAAAAGAAAGTATCCCTTCAGTAGATGTCCAGCTTTCAAAAATCATTAAACATCTTTCAGGCTCACTGTATAGTCAAATGCAGTATTTATCAGTGGGCAAAGGTGCTATCGTATGTAACTTGTGTGTTTGTCCAGTTCCGCCAACTGTCAAAAATGTGAGGGATCATGTATTAGGTAGCAGACATTCAAAGAATGAAACTGCGTTTCAGGCACAAACTAAAGACTGCATATCAAATAACAACTAA
- the LOC124788410 gene encoding uncharacterized protein LOC124788410 isoform X3 translates to MISSELSKNDSFYQRVCHTTDTFTCCIRVYEALLPYFEAGPPGDSISKRLFNIGGMLTILHSELTILKNEITTATAAVDGGGDDKASNPNVESKAVAQGVSEHNQQENIICEASTIEQKMSNEEKVLNKSPERNWEDVTHIPGEEYEKEKVNHEDNKIDKTISHDEKVHIKPTENLKTRESDFRYICGNCNEAITVYNQDLHLSVALHNQDGCCRGKPSKLITAQKEKQEKKGQVQNLTKSQEGSNRVNLTPPQLGEQYKTREFSCIQPLEKGFICTVCHKKLPSPKNFAEHVRGSYHKNFLSVPGKEVQKNTGHMPSVASALTQLFKTFENQSPTSAKQKESIPSVDVQLSKIIKHLSGSLYSQMQYLSVGKGAIVCNLCVCPVPPTVKNVRDHVLGSRHSKNETAFQAQTKDCISNNN, encoded by the coding sequence ATGATTTCTTCAGAGTTGTCAAAGAACGATTCATTTTATCAGCGTGTGTGTCACACAACTGATACTTTCACTTGTTGCATAAGGGTTTATGAAGCTTTACTGCCATATTTTGAGGCTGGACCCCCAGGTGACAGTATCAGTAAAAGATTATTCAATATTGGTGGCATGCTGACTATTCTCCACAGTGAACTTACTATTCTGAAAAATGAGATTacaactgctactgctgctgttgatggtggtggtgatgacaaAGCGTCAAATCCAAATGTCGAGAGCAAAGCTGTCGCACAAGGCGTAAGTGAGCATAACCAGCAAGAAAATATCATTTGTGAAGCAAGTACCATAGAACAAAAGATGTCTAATGAGGAGAAAGTGCTTAACAAATCACCAGAAAGGAATTGGGAAGATGTTACACACATCCCAGGAGAAGAGTACGAGAAAGAAAAAGTCAATCATGAAGACAACAAGATAGACAAAACAATATCACATGATGAAAAAGTACATATAAAACCAACTGAGAACCTTAAAACACGAGAAAGTGATTTTAGATATATATGTGGAAACTGTAATGAGGCTATAACTGTGTACAACCAGGACCTACATTTATCTGTTGCATTACATAACCAGGATGGATGTTGCAGAGGGAAGCCAAGCAAACTGATTACTGCGCAAAaagaaaaacaggagaaaaagGGACAGGTACAGAATTTGACTAAATCTCAGGAAGGTTCTAACAGAGTTAATTTGACTCCTCCTCAGCTTGGTGAACAGTAcaaaactcgagaattcagttgtATACAGCCATTAGAAAAAGGCTTCATATGTACGGTATGTCATAAAAAGTTGCCTAGTCCCAAAAATTTTGCTGAACATGTGAGAGGAAGTTATCATAAGAACTTTTTAAGTGTACCTGGTAAGGAAGTACAGAAAAATACTGGTCATATGCCAAGTGTTGCTAGTGCATTGACCCAATTATTTAAGACTTTTGAGAATCAGTCTCCCACTTCTGCCAAGCAAAAAGAAAGTATCCCTTCAGTAGATGTCCAGCTTTCAAAAATCATTAAACATCTTTCAGGCTCACTGTATAGTCAAATGCAGTATTTATCAGTGGGCAAAGGTGCTATCGTATGTAACTTGTGTGTTTGTCCAGTTCCGCCAACTGTCAAAAATGTGAGGGATCATGTATTAGGTAGCAGACATTCAAAGAATGAAACTGCGTTTCAGGCACAAACTAAAGACTGCATATCAAATAACAACTAA